The genomic DNA CGCTAATTTGAATAAGTCAATATTTTCGGCGATCCACTATTGACAGCACCGATAGAAATGCATACTATCAAAGAGTTATAACTTTTGGTCCAGATGCAAGTTGTCTTTTTAATGTATGTCAACTGACACAGTTTGGTACTCAATTGCAGAATggacttgaagaatcaactAATGCTGATGTTGAAGTTTCCAGCAAACAAGTTAATCCACAAGAAGATGCTAATGCTATTCCAAACATGTACAATACCGGTACTTTGAAACCGGTGACCAAAGCGGTTCACAGAACTAATGAACACAAGACTGCCAAAAGAGATACTGACAATCAAGAGAAAGTTTTCAAGAAGCCAGACAAGGTTCTGCCATGTCCTCGTTGCAATAGTTTGGAGACAAAGTTTTGCTATTTCAACAATTACAATGTTAACCAACCAAGGCATTTCTGCAAAAATTGTCAGAGGTATTGGACAGCTGGTGGAGTAATTAGGAATGTTCCTATTGGAGCCGGTAAGCGTAGAAATAAGCAATCGCCTTTGCAGAATTGTCAAGTTCCTGTTACCCTTGATGCAGTACCTGTCATACACATAGATTCCAAGGAGGAAGTTCCTCTTAGTGAATCAGTAGAAACTGTGTTAAATCTCAAGGGCcatagaaaaattgaaatggaCTCTTCTACTGTCAAAGAGGATATTGAGAACTCTTCCAGCTCTTCTGTGAGAGCTGCTGAATCCGGGGAAATGGAGTATTCAGAAAGTGGAATAGAGCATGTTGGTTTGACTTTGACACCACAATGCAATGGCTTAATTCCTTTACATTCGCTTCATTATTACTCTGCTCCTCCATGGACTTATCCATGTTGGAATCCAGTGGCATTTAAGTCTGATAACATAACTTCAAGTCCTGCAACCATGATGACAGTAGAAGTACCGATGACACCTTCATATTGGGGCTGCATGCCAAATTGGGTTGGCCAAATGGAAGAATTATCGTTAGTTGGATCTGCGTTCAACGGAATTCCATCCCCTTCATCTTCACCAACTTTAGGAAAACATTGTAGAGATGGAAGTACACAAGAAGAAGATATAATGAAGCCGAATATTTGGGTGCCGAAAACTATCAGAATTAATGATCCAGAAGAGGCTGCTAAGAGTTCTATATGGTCAACTTTGAGAACAAAATCTGAACAGAACAAACCTATTATGAAAGGAAGTGTTTTTAAATCATTTGAACCTAAGTCAAATGCAAGTTCTCGTGATTTAGACGATAATCAAATTCTAAGAGCAAACCCTGCAGCTTTCTCTCGCTCCGGATCCTTTCAGGAAAGCGTGTAATATCCTAACCAAGTCCTAGTAACATTTGTTGTTGGATGAGGCATTGAGGATTCCTTCAAGTACATCGCTGTCATGGCTAATTCCATGTATTCAATGTTTAAGAAGATAGCTATGATAAGAACCACGAGGGAATGTTAAGCTTATTTGTTCTCTGATCAATAAGAATTTCAATTTTGCGACAGGAATAGTTTCATGGTAAGATAGACTTGAGGGTTTGTGCTTCAAGTTCATTAGAATAAAGAGTCATGGAAGTTGTTAAATCCTGACTTTGAGGTATGATATTTAGGATTCCAAGCAGTTGCAATCAAGATATTAGCTCATTTGAGTTTGAGTTCGTGCGCAACGCTCACTTCTTTGTGTattgtttttcataatttttaggAATGTATTTCATTGTTTTCTGTTCGTTTTTCCAAATGTAGTGTACACTGATTCTTGAGTTAGTTAtataacataaaagaaaatgctCTGGCTAATTTCTGTAGCAAATTTCTGTGTTTTATACACAGGTGAAGTCAAACATTGATCTTAATCAAAATCAGGTACTGTAGAAACTTATTTAAGACATTAATGAATATTTTAGAGCATCATAGacaatgttttctttctttttttttgtttattcaacTAGGGATACTTGGtgacttaaaaaaaagttacaaaaaaaaaggttaatcatatatgttttttttttttggtacaaagttAATCATATATGTTATTATTGAGGAATTCTAATATGGACCGCCTTCATAACTGATCCACCATGGTCTAgtacttaaaaatttattaaaactcCAACAATGACATACTCGTTTCTTAGTGATAGATGTTAATGATCCTCCTCATTTTTAAGATTGAAATAGTGACTTAATTGAAACCGGTTTGATTAAAACAACGGAAAATAAATATGTAGCTCCTATTGAACCGATATCAATCAAGTCACCATCTTAGCCGTAAATATGAAAAGGATcatgtgttttatttttcaatagtaTCGTTGACTATCGTTGGAATTCCTGATAATTTTAAACACTAGTCCATGGTGATCCACTTATGAAGGTGGTTCACTGAAGAACTCACCTATTCTTGCTATCAGCAACCTGACTACAGAGTTTTTTTAGCATGGTGAACGTAGCATATACTTTTGGGCCAACATTTTCTCAGTAACAGCTGTGGAGTAGATTTTTGTACTCTCACTCGAGTGGTATTGACTTTAAAGGTAAGCAAATTTTATATGTTTCCAAAGAGTAAAACTATAGCAAttcaaaagtaataaataagtCCAAATTATTCCCCGTGGAAGATCAAGCTAATGTGGCACTTAAAGCATTTGATGACAGTCCGTCATtcgctatttttagagtctttttatatgtagtttgatcacaaattggagttcacaaggcaacttatgcagcaaaagagtagaaaactgaagaaaatacaaagaagagaatcgtgtcacgatttggtaaaaacgtgacacgattttagaagaccaaaatcaagcttcgacattgaagaaatcgtgtcacgatggcataatcgtggcacgatctgaggaaaccctaattcagtgatttgcgattcaaggagaatcgtgtcacgattttaggcgaaattatgtgcctatttaagctgaagtctattccaaagacaagggttacgatttggggagagcaaagtgcgattttgagacctaaagacggctaggagggcgatttcttcaaccttctatcagttcacgtatgttttgattccactattgattatgctatttgtaaactcaattatgagtagctaaatctcttagagattaggtctgagatgattctttgtaaccctaattgaaccatgttgctgtgaaactctatttattgtgaatgacaatctagtttttattcaattcaattgttcttaatgctttttatatcctgatcaaatataaatatgatttagtgagaatgaatgactacttaccatagctttctacttagacagaattgaattgttcttataaacagggttagtctaggaatggataatcgtttgttaatGATATTAGGTTAATGTGCTTTAAACCTTCGAGAATTATTAGACcgcctaaggaattaggggctgtagtttgagaagagggtcctaactcaagggattgattaggactattttgttaactatcgtggaactagaaaatcattcataagaataggtgcagtataccaattaggggaacatagatgattcgaaagacctgatctcatctctctcttattctttccaaaactatctttatattctgttatttaattttatgcaaaccaaaactactgcctcaggcactaaaataatttacacatcctaaatattaacgTTATTGTtgaattgagattaacacagtcctcgtgggaacgatatttttactacttcgatagtatttggtacacttgccaaaataTCTATCAGCATTCTTGCCACAATGTTTAGAAGTTTGACATGttgtactttttttataaaagcttGTCATGTCTATTATTCAGGGACCAATGATAAATAATGTAAGATCAGAAAAAGAGATTAATCTAGAGTGTTTCGTTTCACTCTCTAGATTTAATGATTTTTACTATTGCTGCACCATGTAGCGGATATAGAGGATCTAGTATTGTTTTTTAGTATCTATCTTGATTCTTTGAATTAATTCAGTTGAGAATGTCAAGTACAATTCATGATACTTAGAAACCTTCAGATTTTACTTTCTGCAGCttggaaaattttgatttaattatatgttatgaatgttattttttagtaaaatcttttgaaaataCTATGAAGCAGCACTTTTAGTATTAGTCACTACACAGTTCCTTGtttgttcaattaataaatCAACATTGTTCTTTAAGTTTTCTAAAGTGTTCCCGTTGCTTCATGAACAAAAGAAAGTCTGAAGaatgtaaaataaatgttttgtaCGTTATTTGTTGTTACACAATATATATGCATTATTATAGAAATGAAACTGTAactcattttcaattttgtttatcaaTCAATAGTTAATGTTCTCGAAGGGGCCTCAGCCCATATTGCCGGTCCAATACATTACGGTCCAACAATCCATAATCCTCGCCACTCAAGGCATGACATAAGACCTCATGTGTGCTTCACAGCACAAGCGCAACTCCATCCATTTGGACCGTTCATACAATCTCTAACAGACTTCCGCCTTTCTCGACGGGTTTCAGAGTCATACAAATGTGCTCCTCTATAAAAGTGTGGCTCTGCGCCACACCCAAGGTACGATCACATTTTACACCTTTTTAACATTACTCTCCTCATTTCTCTCAATGACTTGGGTGCCAGAGTGTTAACCTGTACCTTGCCCGAGCACTTTCACCGGTTACTCATCGAACTTGTCCATTCCAGATCGTTGACTCTAGAAGGAGGAGAATCACTTTAtggataattatgttgaaatgaattaaaGTGTAGCACATAAATAATTCTTAAGGGACTCACAAAAAAAGGCATGATTTTGGTTTCTGCATTCAGAAATTGAATGAAAGCCAACAAATGAaatcaacaaatataaataaaaggattatccaaaaaaatataaataaaaggaaaaattgatGAACAAGTATTTAGTGAATTCTGGTAACAAAGATAATTTTAAAACTGTGATAattaatcatgctcatacaATATTATGTATATATAAAATGAAACATTTTGTACAAAGTAGCATACACCCTATAAATTTCATAGTAACCTTATATCTCTCTTGAGGATGATATAGGTGAGTCTCTATGATCACTTGTTTCTCTTTTCCATGAATTCTGAACTTGTGCTGCAAACTGTAAATTCCAAAGAATATCTTCCACAGAAGGTCTTTCATTTGGTTCACTAGAAAGACACCTTACACATATCtccatcattttcatcaatGATTCATCTGAACATTCCTTATGAACAAATGGATCAACAATACTCCTTCTTGCTATATCATCGGTTTTTATGCTTACATGTAACTGCATCGAGACAACGCATAAAACACCGTTAGGATTAGGAGATGTCTAGATATACAACTTTATCGACTATATCATGTCAAGTGCTTATACTAGTGGATAAGGTTAGATAAGTTGTTCATAACACAATCCGAATGCAGCCCTATTGTATAAGCATTTTGGTATAAGTTGCTTCTACATCGAAAGCCGAAAATAGCATACGATAATAAGCTATTTAGAGAAGCTAAAGAAAACAAGTTATGTTAAACTTTTAGACATGTCTCAtactattttcataagctctttcaAACAGTTATAGAAATGCTTAGGTTATAATATAAGTCCAAATAAGCTCTGCCAAACACTCTCTAGGTGGTAGTTTACTTACTTTTGTGCTTAATAAAACAGAAAAGTTGGGTTTTATAACTTGGctcatgtttagataaatttcaCAAAGTTGCTTAGTTGCAAATGAGAAACTTGAAAGTAATACTCACAAGATCTTTCAATGTTCCAACTTCATTGTGGAACATTATTGGTCTTCCCAGAATGATTTCTAGCAAGATTACCCCAATATCATAGACATCATTCTTGTCTCCGTCGTTTATCCTGCACAAATAATAAGTGTAATCATCTTTTTAAAAGCAACAAATTCGATTttaaagtaaacaaataaataaaccaCACCAGAACACAACAATTGATCGGAGTTTGGCTAGTTACGCCTGTGTCTCTGACAACAGCGTGTCTATCGTAGTTTTTCTAGTATAAAGTACAAAACTTAGTTTATACAATATGGTCCAGATTACAAATAGTCCGCCCACTTATCTGCGATCCAGCAAATACGAGCTGTTGGAAATCCCGCTCTCATTGCGCCTCCCCCCCCACCTAATTGAGACATTTAGGCTGCCTTCATTGCAACCTCCAACATCTtcattgtgtgtgtgtgtgagggGGTGGTTTAGTCCCTCATTACCTAGAGATACGACATGCGTAGTGTTTATAAATTTTGGGCAGCCCTCACCTTACAAGgtggttttgtaaggatgagttagacccaaCCTAAAATTCTACGACGAGCCATACTCAATACTTCTCAACTAATGTCAAGTAAAAATAACTATATTATATGAAATCATCAAGGCATCCTTTGCACAAGGTTTTGGAAATAGGTTATGTGACATGTCCACGTAATTGTAGATATTGAAACCTAAACATTTCCAAACTAGGGTGACCAAGTTATGCCATTAAAGGTAGCAAATCAAGTCATTCTGTGTTAAATTTTCTATACCTTCATTCTCTCTAAGTAGATATGATTACTAGATTTGGTAACATTGtaatatcaaggaagcacaaTTTTTTACCTTGCTTGGAGATTTCCTTTTACTGCAGGAGAAGTTCCATTGCTGACCTGAATATTTATACGAAAACAGTTATACCGAGAAATATCATAAACAATTGAAGATATTTTAGTAGGAAGAGAAGAGCATATACAAACTGATATTTATCCATTTACCATTCTTTTGTTTTCAGCATAAAGTGGCAGATTATAACTGCTTATTTTAACATTATGATTGTTATCCAAAAGAATATCAGTTATCTTGAGATTATTTGAATACAGTCCAGGCACTATCCCTGTATGCAAAAATTGAATGCCTTTCACTACTCCAATTGTGGCCGCTATTCTCTGTGTCCAACTAAGCTTTTCTCCGTTTGATCCTATCGAAACAAAATGTTATTAGAAAACACATTCTTTGAAGTTTCTGGCATACAAGATATATTAGAAGGAAGATTGTAGTGGAAAATTTTCATTACCGGAGACGCGGCTTCTTAAACTTTTGTCTTGAACGAACtcaaatatgagaaaaatagtGTTGACACTTGAATCTTCCTGGTTGCATTCAAAAGAATGACCAAGTGAACTAACCAAATGTGAATGCCTGAGTTTTGAAATCAACTCAACATGGTGCATATAGGCCTGAGGGCTGTGCCTCTTTCGTATCTTCATTCCTCTAATGGTAATATGCATCCCATCAGAGAGCACCCCTTTATATATCTGATATCATAGTACAGGAAAATGAGTTATAAAGATTCTAAGAATTATATGCACAATTGTTGGGAGAACTATAGATTCTAAAACAATACAAAACTATGACAAAACCATCCAGTTCATACATTAGGAAagtatcaaataattttataaaaatcagaCCAGAGAtctgataagtgctcaaaagtaacatattttaTGCGTTAATCTAGGCATATTagtgacttgttttgcaagttatctaagaaaataaatcatttgttgTAATTTAAGCATTTATGCTTTCGATGCCTTACTCTACTCAAGTTGTGCAAGAATGGCAAGCAAGGACCAAGTAACCATGTTCCAAGCCAAGCAGAACTTGCTTAAGAGAGAtccattcgcttaagcgagaaAGTTCCAGGGAGCAACACAACATCTCGCAGCCAGTTCACTTTCAGCTCGCTTGTGGAAAATGGAAATTCGCTTACGCGAGATTAATGTCCAGCGCAAATGGAATTTCGCTTTCCATCTCACTTCCGGTTCGCGCAAGCAAAGATTCAAAGACTGAAGAAAACTCGCTTACGCGAGATTAATGCCGAGAGCAATTTCAGGACTCGCTCTCAGTTTGCTTCCAGCTCGCTTACGCGAGACTCAACATCTTCAGGGGATAAGGTCCACATGGCGTAACTTCATTGGCCAACGTGGGATTTTCAGGCAGTTCGCTTGAGCGAGATTTCACGAATTTagcccatataaatagtttttccttctctttccAAAGGGGACTACTgttttatttgacatttttctggttttagagAGAGGCTAGGgctttttagagagagaaacacaaagcaaggtagttaAGAGTAGATTCAacccaagatttgttgagacatcatgagTCTAGGcatggaatcttcatcttttcttcatcctttgcaaagctatcatagacatatgtagctacatctacccttgtgggttttgaggtattcaaacaagctattatatAAACTcttgatcttttaatatatggttctagcttatttattcactattgttgttattcttgtatttaatgttttattgagattcaaaatgatattgaCAAATACTTTTGGATctaagaaatagaataacaatctattTTAAGTTATCACTTTAGACAtagattttaatatttgataatcacttttaatctagaactTAATGTTTTTGGGTCGTTTAATaggttgggaaatcgtcgattaaacgatCCAATCGACTCTGTGATTGTTTAAATGTTTGAGAAATTGACATTTAAACGAtccttagaaataacgatatcatttggacacgaatgatgttgtcgagtgattgtgataatatcatTTATAAAGCAGAATCCGTTATTTaatcgagagattgcagctgttacgcttggttgatatCTTTAACCCCAAGCGAAATAGCCCTATCTCGtctcgttttacttttatgtcgaatagttaaaatagttttacacaaacaaacaatttatacccaaacacttaatgtgataaatattgtgaaaatgcttatgaaatacgcaactccctgcggaaacgatcctattatacttacgtgtaaatagttttatgacaGTAAAAATCTTACATCAAGATCGAACTGGTGAGACCTCCGGATCATGGTTCCATCGATTCAACCATGGTTGAACCAGATcacaaataaagaaaatttaaaaattatttaagaagtaagaaaaagtataatatgacaagaagcaaaaaaaaaaaaacggttgAACCAACACACCTTCGTGTCCTGTATGCAGCAGAATTCATTCTAGAGATTAAAATGTATCACATCAAAAGACAATACACAGACATTGGTCATATAATTAGGTAACTCACCCAAATATCcttattaacaaaaatatttatgaagtTCAATTACTACTAACATTATTCTTTTATGTCGTGCATATTATTGACATATTTGATTCTAGTATGCAGTTTCTAAATTTAAGTGTGTAGTTAACATATTATATTCTTGTAGGTAATGGTGCAAAATATTTGGTAGAGAAATATGATTCTATATAAACCTTTATAGCTTCGAATACATACCTGACCAAGTGGACCTTCACTTATGAGACTTGATGCATCAAAATTATTTGTAGCTTCCTTAAGTTGGTCCAAAGGAAAGGTCCTATATGCAGGAAGACCAGTCCCCATCTTCATTGTTTCAGATATACACCCTGTTAACAAAGAATACAAAGTGACTATGTAGcacaaaaacttcaaattaaaggTGTGTTAGGTGTCCGACACATGTGGTTTGAGTCGAACTCAATCGTCtctaattattattggtgtcgaCAAGCCACTATCGTGTCTGGTGTACATATGTATGTCGGTGTTTCATAGGTGATGTGtacattttttataattgatcCTATCTACTGCAGCAGTATAACCAAAATTTTCTTCAACCaaagtttaaaatatttgtcatACCTCGACACATATATGTTCAGAAACAAAAAATACTACCAGAAACTCTGATTTCCTTAGAAtcatataaagtataaacaaaaCCAAATAAACACATTTTTGCAGAATTAAAGTTATGTACAAACAAAGCAAAGGATTTGTGGATTTACTTGCATCAGTGAGTAGTTTTGCAGTGTTTAATGATGATACATGTTCTATTATGGACCTTGAAGGCGCCCTCACAAGGCGTCTGTTATTGAATCGGCTCATTATATGTTTCTTTATGGATCTTGTCAGATTTTTCATGACATTTTTATCAGGAACCCATCTGCTGAAATACTCCACTATAGACCTTGCAGTACTTTTCACTTTCTCTTCATTATTTATCTGACTAATAATAACATGTTCCAATGTTGACAATGAAGTTTCTTTCGTAGCATTTTTTCGATGAACCTGATTTACAACCAAGATAACAACTCCAACAATCAATAATCCAACAACTCCTATGCTTGATGAAACAACTACTGCTTTGCTTATTGTTCCCTTATGCTTCTGTTGTCGATGAGGCGAGATATTCACCGCTAAAGCTTCACTGCTGCAGAAATTGTAACTATGCTGATCTTGTTTCTCATTTGATAAACAATTCCTAGCATACAAAACAACTCTCGTTTTTGGTCTCAAACAACTAGGTAGTTCACCTTTCAAAAGATTTGAAGATAAATTCACAAAGTGAAGATCCTCATTGCATGAAAAATTCTTGAAAAGCATACCAGTGAACTTATTTGAAGAAACATCAAGGTAATTGATCGAAGGGAGTGACAATAAAGACGGTGGAAACGGTCCTACAAAACCATTCAAAGAAAGGTCCAATTTCTGAAGTTGATATAAAGAACTTATATTAGAAGGTATACCAAGCCTAAAGCTATTGTTTCTAAGCACAAGTGAAACTATCTTTCTAGGAAGTGAAGGAAAATCAGATCCTAATGTGTTATTTTCCAAATGAAGTACTTGAAGGTTAACCAACTTATGAAAATGAGGTAATTCACCAAATAACTGATTATTTGATAGATCCAAAACTCTAAGAGTAACAAGATCATTCACTGAATTTGGTAAACTTCCACTAATGAAATTTTTCTTCATACTAAGCACAACTAAACCATGAAGTGAGCCTAAAATATTTGGAATTTGACCATTGAAATGGTTATCATCAAGTACTAATGATTGAAGATTGTTAAGATGTGAAAGTTGAGATGGTATTTCTCCACTAAAGTAATTTGAGCTAATGTTAAGTATTTCTAGTGAAGATAATTGAGCTATTGTTTCAGGTAGTGGCCCCCATAAACCAAGTGAAACCAAAGAGAGTACTTTCAAGCTTGATAAAGTGGAAAGTGTTGAAAAGAGTGTGTATGAGTTGAAATTTTGAGGCAATGAGGTGAACTCATTGGTGTTTCCAACAACATGCAACTGTGTAACATTTTCTTCATAGCACACTAGTGTTAAATATGGAGTAGGTTCAATGTTGCAGAAATCTGTGGTGCTGCTTAATGTTTTTAGTGATGAAGGGTAGCCAAGAATTTCTTGAAGTTTGTAAAGTGTTTGAGACTGAGAAAATTGTAACTGTTGTGAGAGATGAATGGtggaaaggaagaagatgaagaggagtAGGTGTTGTGAATGTGGAAATGGTTTTGCCATTATTTCTTCAAGTGGAGAAAAAAGATAGAGTTGGATAAATAAGTACACTACACAGGTTTTGAACCTAGGTTATA from Medicago truncatula cultivar Jemalong A17 chromosome 8, MtrunA17r5.0-ANR, whole genome shotgun sequence includes the following:
- the LOC11409779 gene encoding cyclic dof factor 1 — protein: MFHVKEEQQEEDPSIKLFGSDIQIHTPINQTHTTDSQIHSLPHQQSIMNGLEESTNADVEVSSKQVNPQEDANAIPNMYNTGTLKPVTKAVHRTNEHKTAKRDTDNQEKVFKKPDKVLPCPRCNSLETKFCYFNNYNVNQPRHFCKNCQRYWTAGGVIRNVPIGAGKRRNKQSPLQNCQVPVTLDAVPVIHIDSKEEVPLSESVETVLNLKGHRKIEMDSSTVKEDIENSSSSSVRAAESGEMEYSESGIEHVGLTLTPQCNGLIPLHSLHYYSAPPWTYPCWNPVAFKSDNITSSPATMMTVEVPMTPSYWGCMPNWVGQMEELSLVGSAFNGIPSPSSSPTLGKHCRDGSTQEEDIMKPNIWVPKTIRINDPEEAAKSSIWSTLRTKSEQNKPIMKGSVFKSFEPKSNASSRDLDDNQILRANPAAFSRSGSFQESV
- the LOC25501137 gene encoding probable inactive leucine-rich repeat receptor-like protein kinase At3g03770, which gives rise to MAKPFPHSQHLLLFIFFLSTIHLSQQLQFSQSQTLYKLQEILGYPSSLKTLSSTTDFCNIEPTPYLTLVCYEENVTQLHVVGNTNEFTSLPQNFNSYTLFSTLSTLSSLKVLSLVSLGLWGPLPETIAQLSSLEILNISSNYFSGEIPSQLSHLNNLQSLVLDDNHFNGQIPNILGSLHGLVVLSMKKNFISGSLPNSVNDLVTLRVLDLSNNQLFGELPHFHKLVNLQVLHLENNTLGSDFPSLPRKIVSLVLRNNSFRLGIPSNISSLYQLQKLDLSLNGFVGPFPPSLLSLPSINYLDVSSNKFTGMLFKNFSCNEDLHFVNLSSNLLKGELPSCLRPKTRVVLYARNCLSNEKQDQHSYNFCSSEALAVNISPHRQQKHKGTISKAVVVSSSIGVVGLLIVGVVILVVNQVHRKNATKETSLSTLEHVIISQINNEEKVKSTARSIVEYFSRWVPDKNVMKNLTRSIKKHIMSRFNNRRLVRAPSRSIIEHVSSLNTAKLLTDARCISETMKMGTGLPAYRTFPLDQLKEATNNFDASSLISEGPLGQIYKGVLSDGMHITIRGMKIRKRHSPQAYMHHVELISKLRHSHLVSSLGHSFECNQEDSSVNTIFLIFEFVQDKSLRSRVSGSNGEKLSWTQRIAATIGVVKGIQFLHTGIVPGLYSNNLKITDILLDNNHNVKISSYNLPLYAENKRMVSNGTSPAVKGNLQARINDGDKNDVYDIGVILLEIILGRPIMFHNEVGTLKDLLHVSIKTDDIARRSIVDPFVHKECSDESLMKMMEICVRCLSSEPNERPSVEDILWNLQFAAQVQNSWKRETSDHRDSPISSSREI